A region of Bos javanicus breed banteng chromosome 17, ARS-OSU_banteng_1.0, whole genome shotgun sequence DNA encodes the following proteins:
- the RSPH14 gene encoding radial spoke head 14 homolog isoform X2: protein MATSTPRDPPASDQSCTLGAGLTARRVPPAPCAAITIATRASQETPGRRPKAAITMATRAGELMGVVRTAQGWGLGGADGGETCAPDFLTSPCNPENSTNPTLQPALAWGCSRLRSGRPVCGRLPSGRRPGSPGNRVAWQRASATETHALRQLRSESSRVSLSRRGTMADAKISMYLPPNVNPTQAAIAYGCRALPKLNEELQSDDLLTRQKALMALCDLMHDPEHVYTAISIGCLESLKALLKDTNDLVRIKTTEVLCIMATHNVGREGFLEHNVIQALSFLLSDAQPACRENLYMAFKHLAQLPADRSRMPAPSVSESRMESPSPRLVVQETTCHWVATSANGLLEATWKGPAAELSVISPERCLNQGAPDPRSHTYDKQQMWPEARIHQALSAHSLSRSLVSGRCRSPETGGRVAGGALCVAGLQGGRANAGQGQQLFGYPGIWALLGHRCGQTGSSCVQLTCRGVTRDSAGLPCNAGGWDPIGTSAV, encoded by the exons ATGGCAACGAGCACCCCGCGGGACCCGCCTGCTTCCGACCAATCCTGTAcgctgggggcggggctcacgGCCAGAAGAGTCCCGCCGGCGCCCTGCGCCGCCATCACCATAGCAACCAGAGCCTCGCAGGAGACTCCGGGACGCCGACCCAAAGCGGCAATCACCATGGCAACGAGGGCGGGGGAGCTGATGGGCGTGGTCAGGACAGCccaggggtggggcctgggcGGGGCTGACGGTGGAGAGACTTGCGCACCTGACTTCCTGACGTCACCATG TAACCCGGAAAACAGCACCAACCCCACTTTACAGCCAGCCCTGGCCTGGGGCTGTTCGCGCCTGCGCAGTGGGCGGCCGGTGTGCGGAAGGCTGCCCAGCGGACGCCGCCCAGGGTCGCCTGGCAACCGGGTTGCCTGGCAACGGGCGAGTGCTACAGAAACTCACGCGCTGAGGCAG CTTCGCTCTGAAAGCTCCAGAGTCTCCCTGAGCAGGCGCGGGACGATGGCGGATGCCAAGATCTCCATGTACCTGCCCCCCAACGTCAACCCTACTCAGGCTGCCATTGCCTACGGCTGCCGCGCGCTGCCCAAGCTGAATGAGGAGCTGCAGTCGGATGACCTGCTGACGAGGCAGAAAGCTCTCAtggctctgtgtgacctcatgcaTGACCCCGAGCACGTCTACACAGCCATTAGCATCG GCTGCCTGGAGAGCCTGAAAGCCTTGCTGAAGGACACCAACGACCTCGTACGCATCAAGACCACCGAGGTGCTGTGCATCATGGCCACCCACAACGTGGGCAG AGAGGGCTTTCTGGAGCACAATGTCATCCAAGCCCTGTCCTTCCTGCTGAGCGACGCGCAGCCAGCCTGCCGGGAGAACCTCTACATGGCTTTCAAGCACCTGGCCCAGCTGCCTGCAG ACAGAAGCAGGATGCCGGCCCCCAGCGTGTCTGAGAGCAGGATGGAGTCCCCCTCGCCGAGGCTGGTGGTCCAGGAAACCACCTGCCACTGGGTGGCAACGAGCGCTAATGGACTCCTGGAAGCCACGTGGAAAGGACCAGCGGCGGAGCTGTCTGTCATTTCGCCGGAACGATGTCTTAATCAGGGTGCTCCCGACCCCAGATCTCACACGTACGATAAACAACAGATGTGGCCAGAGGCACGTATTCACCAAGCACTGAGCGCACACTCGCTGAGCAGGTCTCTGGTTTCGGGCAGGTGCCGAAGCCCAGAGACCGGAGGCCGAGTGGCCGGGGGGGCCCTGTGTGTGGCGGGGCTCCAGGGTGGGCGGGCCAATGCTGGGCAGGGGCAGCAGCTGTTCGGATATCCAGGCATCTGGGCCCTGCTGGGTCACCGGTGTGGGCAGACAGGCAGCTCCTGCGTCCAGCTCACCTGCCGAGGGGTCACTCGGGACTCTGCTGGTCTGCCCTGCAATGCTGGGGGGTGGGACCCCATTGGCACCAGTGCAGTCTGA
- the GNAZ gene encoding guanine nucleotide-binding protein G(z) subunit alpha has product MGCRQSSEEKEAARRSRRIDRHLRSESQRQRREIKLLLLGTSNSGKSTVVKQMKILHSGGFNLEACREYKPLIVYNAIDSLTRIVRALAALKIDFHNPDRAYDAVQLFALTGPAESKGEITPELLGVMRRLWADPGAQACFGRSSEYHLEDNAAYYLNDLERIAAPDYVPTVEDILRSRDMTTGIVENKFTFKELTFKMVDVGGQRSERKKWIHCFEGVTAIIFCVELSGYDLKLYEDNQTSRMAESLRLFDSICNNNWFVSTSLILFLNKKDLLAQKIRRIPLTVCFPEYSGQNTYEEAAVYIQRQFEDLNRNKETKEIYSHFTCATDTGNIQFVFDAVTDVIIQNNLKYIGLC; this is encoded by the exons ATGGGATGCCGGCAAAGCTCAGAGGAGAAAGAGGCGGCCCGGCGGTCGCGGCGCATCGACCGCCACCTGCGCTCGGAGAGCCAGCGGCAGCGGCGCGagatcaagctgctgctgctgggcacCAGCAACTCGGGCAAGAGCACCGTGGTGAAGCAGATGAAGATCCTGCACAGCGGCGGCTTCAACCTGGAGGCCTGCCGCGAGTACAAGCCGCTCATCGTCTACAACGCCATCGACTCGCTGACGCGCATCGTGCGCGCCCTGGCCGCGCTCAAGATCGACTTCCACAACCCCGACCGCGCCTACGACGCCGTGCAGCTGTTCGCGCTCACGGGCCCGGCCGAGAGCAAGGGCGAGATCACGCCCGAGCTGCTGGGCGTCATGCGGCGGCTGTGGGCCGACCCCGGCGCGCAGGCCTGCTTCGGCCGCTCCAGCGAGTACCACCTGGAGGACAACGCGGCGTACTACTTGAACGACCTGGAGCGCATCGCCGCGCCCGACTACGTGCCCACCGTGGAGGACATCCTGCGCTCCCGGGACATGACCACGGGCATCGTGGAGAACAAGTTCACCTTCAAGGAGCTCACCTTCAAGATGGTGGACGTGGGCGGCCAGCGGTCGGAGCGCAAAAAGTGGATCCACTGCTTCGAGGGCGTCACCGCGATCATCTTCTGCGTGGAGCTCAGCGGCTACGACCTGAAGCTCTACGAGGACAACCAGACG agCCGGATGGCCGAGAGCCTGCGCCTCTTCGACTCCATCTGCAACAACAACTGGTTCGTCAGCACGTCCCTCATCCTCTTCCTGAACAAGAAGGACCTGCTGGCACAGAAGATCCGCCGCATCCCGCTGACCGTGTGCTTCCCCGAGTACAGCGGCCAGAACACCTACGAGGAGGCCGCCGTCTACATCCAGCGGCAGTTCGAGGACCTGAACCGCAACAAGGAGACCAAGGAGATCTACTCGCACTTCACCTGCGCCACCGACACCGGCAACATCCAGTTCGTGTTCGACGCCGTGACCGACGTCATCATCCAGAACAACCTCAAGTACATCGGCCTCTGCTGA